A region from the Gossypium hirsutum isolate 1008001.06 chromosome A08, Gossypium_hirsutum_v2.1, whole genome shotgun sequence genome encodes:
- the LOC121205092 gene encoding cyclin-P4-1: MMAKGKADSCNELRYLTSQRARLLLRCHGSCKFMDDQHYNNAYYAKVGGISREEMNRLEMRFLFDLDFQLNVTTEVFNKYWLMIQQEGGLETQTALQTQAYCLKKDESGRGRRLTGVHRGRAL, from the exons ATTCCTGCAACGAATTACGCTACCTTACTTCTCAGCGTGCACGTCTCTTATTACGATGTCATGGTAGCTGCAAGTTTATGGATGACCA GCATTATAACAATGCGTATTACGCCAAAGTGGGGGGAATTAGCAGAGAAGAAATGAACAGATTGGAGATGAGGTTTTTATTCGATTTGGATTTTCAACTTAATGTCACGACTGAGGTCTTCAACAAGTATTGGCTTATGATCCAACAGGAAGGTGGTCTGGAAACCCAAACTGCTCTGCAAACTCAAGCCTATTGCTTGAAGAAAGATGAAAGCGGACGAGGCCGCCGACTCACCGGCGTTCATAGAGGCAGAGCCCTATAA